In Diadema setosum chromosome 2, eeDiaSeto1, whole genome shotgun sequence, the DNA window TCTAAATGCTAACAAATTTTACACAGAACTGGATCACATTTGTGAAGATTTTTTCTCCCTCATTTCAAGATCAAAACATTACTTGCCTGAACAAGCAAGTAAATTTTGCCATTCTTATATTTTCACTTGCCCAATTTGAAGAGTCTGTAGACTAATACCCTGACTCATAATGCTCCTCaatgaaacaaacattaaaggacaagttcaccttcataaacataaggattgagagaatgcagcaatattagtagaacacatcagtgaaattttgatggaaattggacaatcgatgcaaaacttatgaatttttaaaatgtttgtgttggaaccgctggatgaggagactactaaggcttgtgatgtcatatgagtacaacagtataaagaaaatacaaagaaaattcaacatattttcacttttttcgtaTAATAAAAGAGTacctgacttgcctctttctaaaggcaatgggaataatattacccataacatattatgtcagtaacgagtcaagggaatatgtactttttttaaaagatgaaattttgtgaaattctctttatattttccttatattgttgtacgcatgtgacatcatacactgcagtagtcttctcatccagcggtgactgcacaaaaacttcaaaaattcataacttttgaacggattgtccgattttcctcaaactttcaatgatgtgttctactaatattgctacattctctcaatccttatgttaatgaaggtgaattGTCCTTTAATATCTCAATTTGTCAGTGATCAataattaatatcattattatttattccaCCAGATAAGGAGCATAGGatacatatcataaacattacaaacatgaaacagcAACCAAGTGAacattacaaaggaatacactCTAGTGTATAtgtaacacaaaatgaaaaaggaatacATGGTGACAAAATGTGGGTCAGTGCAGCACACAAAAGTAAAGACATTTACTATTGCCCAAAGGCATGTAAAACTACAGGTTGTCCCTATACTAGGAACATTaataaaaacatgcaatttACAGACTTAATGTaaacaaattcaatttcaaatattaAACCGTAAATATCATTCTTTTAATGCATCTTAAAGATAATGGTATGCAAAAATACCCTCTGGTCCTTTGTACATATAACACTGTTAGGATTACACAAGAGGTTATATCTTTCAATCCTTCATCTGACTCTCCAAcaattttttctcatttttagtAACAAACTGGATATCAGAGGCAGCAACACTAGCTTATATGCTAACATACAGTCATACTTTCTCACAATGAGATAGGAAAAGAACAAGTGAACATACCGGCCACGTCTTCTCAGTGGGCGTTCCTAGCACTCTCAGCACACAGCAGAGCTGCTCAATGTCATTCTCACCAGGAAAGATGGGAGAGTTGTTGAGGAGCTCTCCAAAGATGCAGCCGACGGCCCTGCAGAGTAGGACATGAACATATTTCCATAATATCATGGAACTTCATCATGAAGAGGTAGTTTATACAAAATCCTCTCACAACAATGTGATCTTGCAGGTTCCAACTCTTTATATTACATTGCATTTGTATCCTGATAAAGTGAGATATCTGATGTACCAAGGTAGCTGTCATGGTTTTTAAGTCCTCATTACAACCAAGTTACCCTGTACCTGACAAGATGGACAGCAAACATTGCCAAATGGTAGAGGGAGAATTTCTCAAGAAAAGTTGGTGAGATTGCAAGGAAAATGCAGACAGAGCATGGGGGAGAACACTCAATAGCAGACAAGGGGAAATTCATAGTCAATCTTCattacatgacaaaaaaataaataaataaataaacaaacaaacaaaagagaatgcTGGTAACcacagaaagagatagatagatggactaTCGGAGAAGGTCCATAAAATTCATGATCTCCAGCCACACAGACAGGCAAATAAAATCATTGGATGAGTATGTTGATTGTCAGGGAGACATAACGTCGCTGGGgcaacaagacctcgtatctacaaaatgtaaaatgttcagaagggccaaaaaacatggcggccaaagcactgtggcaaatgggatagcctttcctttgacatgccgtggtggcttcatttttggagtaagacagttgggatttggacaggatatcacttaacccattatttgaccattagtccagaaaagtcattttcaccaaaattgcagatacaaggtcttgacACCCCAGCAACCATAAATAGtgtgaaatgataaaaaaaagcaTGGAAATAGAACCATGATATGCATTGCTACATAAGAACGAATACTTCTTGTTTATAATAATTGTCCCCCCTGacataaggggaaaaaaaaaaaaagaagaccaaACTAAatagacaagacaagacaagacaatgCTCCTTTAGTTCAGAAAGTGGAATAACCCAGCAAAGTTTCCACAATGAACTTTCCTATTTCTGTACTCACCACAAATCTGCACCTTCATCATACTTTCTGGCTCCATACAGCAGTTCGGGGGCACGATACCACCTGACAATAGGACGAGAGAATGCAACACAAATGAAACATGACGTTTCTGCATTTTGACTTCAATTTCACTTAGTTTCTAAAATCATTCTATTTCTTTAATAGAGACTCACAACCTTATCAAAGCCTTAGCACTTTTaaatgatcattatcattaatgtgTAAATaattttccctctctcttttttaacatgttttgtttttgtatcagTCATATCAGTTGTCTCAGTTGTTTTTGTATCAGTTGTATATAATTGTTTCTTGTATCCTGGATCATTCCAGTTATACCATTTTTTCTGTCTAGCTTGCCAGTTATAGATACAACATTGTTTTACTTATGAGCTCTGAATAACCTTCCTGGTGAAAGATTGATTCACATAAAGTTTGGTCTTACCTTGTTGCCACCTGATGACTGTATTGCCTCCCCTCGTCATTGCTGAATACCCTCGCCAGACCAAAGTCAGCGATCTTGAGGTGGCCTGTCTCACTGATCAGTAAGTTGGCTGGTTTGAGGTCCTGATAGCAGatttcaaagagaaatgaaaagctTAAACAGAGACGAAAATCTCAGACATGACCTCCTTAAGTCCTGCATATTTGATTGATTGCAAACCATGACAGAAAACAAGAGGAAAATTAAAACACTGTCATGTACCTACTCAGTCAGGTACCTATATGTACTAAACCAGCAGGAGCATTTCTTGACTTTGCAAGCATGTAGCAGCTAAAAACACCTTTCATCCTCTTGATGAGAAGCCATACAGTTTTACGCCCTCGCATTCTTAAGTCTCCATGAACATGAAATAGGtggattattttgtaaagagtGTCAGGATGAAAGACATGAACCCTCGCCAGGTGTAGAAACTAACCTAGGATCTCATGGTATCAAGTCTATTGCCTTGATCAAAGATTCTCATAAAGTAGCACATATCTTTATGACTCTCCCAAATAAGGCAGCTTAGGATCATGAAACTTAGTTGCAGAGCCAGTTTGGATATCTATGGTTAGTCATAAAGCTTAACCCCTATGTAGCAAATGCAGACCAAATTCTTTCAGCGGCatcttttcacattttccttttctctgtACCTCTTCTTTTGACTGTGGAGATTATGATGTTCATGGTTAATGCTTTTACTTACAAGCATCAGCCTGGGTTTGTGACTGTGAtgaaagaggaaggagagcATTACCCTGTGCATTATGGAGTTCTCATGGCAATGTGCAATGCCCTTCAACAGCATCAGCATGTAACTCTTGACCTGTGCCTCCGTCAGCGGCTGGTCTGAATTCCGTATCACCTCCGACAGGTCGGAGAGCATGAACTCGAAGACGAGCACAAAGCCTGTGCCATGAGGGAAGACATCCTTCAGCTTCACAACCTATACAGGTCCAATCATTTTGTGTACAGGTCCAATCATTTTGCGCACAAAGTTCAGACATTTACTGTGTCCGAGAATACagagttattcaaattcatgaaattcttccgtcgcgATGTTTTAATGAATgttttaatgaatttgaataacaaagcagtacccgctgcatgctataaggattagaaccaacacttgctgtcgggcgaaagctcggtggtctagtggagatgacgcctgtccggtgatcaggaggtcgtaggttcgaatcctgctcgagtatgtacgcccatgattttttatcatggctactactaaaacactgatcaattcagtgcttatttacgtcgatgtagggcaatttgtcaatcagttgcaatacagAGTTAATTGTTCACCACCTCGTAGTTTGGGTTACACATTACATTAGTAATGATACATCAGATAACTTGAAATAACATACTGTAGAATACATAATGTGATAATAATAGTTCATATCCTTGCTGTATAATCcttatcataatattattgtaATAATCCTTATTATTCTCACAACATGGGTCACAAGATGATCCATAAACTTGATTGCCATTTctaagggaaaggaagaaagagtaATCATTGTCTGATATTGTACTTTAAGTCACTGatcaatatatataaatacatcaTATCAAGTATTATCACTTACATACTggttttcttcaatttcttgCAGTGCTTTGATTTCCCTGAAACATAAAAGATAACacgaaaacaaaatgtaagagaaaaTGCTGTGCAAACTTTGATTGACATGCCCCTTACACAAATAAATCAGATGCACACCCCACATACAGGAATGTAGTGGATACACCTGAGAAAGATAAAAATCACCTGTTAGCAGTGATGATGAAAGGCAAAAAAGGTACAGCCCTATAAAAGATGCAACAGTGAGTAATAAAAGAGCTCTATAAAGGAGAGAATCAAAATCCAAATGCATATTACCAAACTGAGAATTGCTCATTTACTTTAAACTTCCATCATTAGATGAACGCTTTAATCTGATATCAATATCTATAATTCATTCAAAGGAGATGTCATAATTTTGTTGATGGTCAAGGAGAGTTGAAATCTAATAAATCTAATTCTTTTCGCCAGAGAGATATTTGAAATTTGGCAAACCCATACATGACTCATCATTACCGAACTGAAATTTCCACTTGACTgagtgacattattattattattttttttttttttttttggggggggggggggagaaggtgATGTTATGTGTGTATTGTTCATTGATGTCCTCAGATGacacaatttttttcatttgaatacattatgtcTATATATACTCGGGGgtgaatccaggaattccgtagaTGGAGCACCTTCTCAAAATTACAGGGGGGTGCATGCACcccatcatttttcttttttttttcaaacaaaatataaagggGGGTACACAGTGCACCCCCTCCTGGATCAAATCCACCACTGTATACCTGAAAAGAGAAAGCTAAACATCTCACATGTAAATAGGGATGGGAGCAAAACACTTACCTCAGTGCAGTATTTGGAATGCCATCATCCAGTTTCCTGAGTGGCACTTTCTTTAGGGCTACGATTTCACCGGTCTGTGACAAGGTATGCAATGAGTAAattgacaaaatacaaaat includes these proteins:
- the LOC140238995 gene encoding cyclin-dependent kinase 20-like isoform X1; this translates as MNQYSILARIGEGAHGIVFKAKHIETGEIVALKKVPLRKLDDGIPNTALREIKALQEIEENQYVVKLKDVFPHGTGFVLVFEFMLSDLSEVIRNSDQPLTEAQVKSYMLMLLKGIAHCHENSIMHRVMLSFLFHHSHKPRLMLDLKPANLLISETGHLKIADFGLARVFSNDEGRQYSHQVATRWYRAPELLYGARKYDEGADLWAVGCIFGELLNNSPIFPGENDIEQLCCVLRVLGTPTEKTWPGMKDLPDYNKITFPENPPIPLEQIVPDASPEALDLLKKFLVYPSKQRISASEALLHPYFFTEPLPAHHLELPIPQRSKRGRRSQHAKEYDIDTPLEQTLIDPQEIAPFV
- the LOC140238995 gene encoding cyclin-dependent kinase 20-like isoform X2 yields the protein MNQYSILARIGEGAHGIVFKAKHIETGEIVALKKVPLRKLDDGIPNTALREIKALQEIEENQYVVKLKDVFPHGTGFVLVFEFMLSDLSEVIRNSDQPLTEAQVKSYMLMLLKGIAHCHENSIMHRDLKPANLLISETGHLKIADFGLARVFSNDEGRQYSHQVATRWYRAPELLYGARKYDEGADLWAVGCIFGELLNNSPIFPGENDIEQLCCVLRVLGTPTEKTWPGMKDLPDYNKITFPENPPIPLEQIVPDASPEALDLLKKFLVYPSKQRISASEALLHPYFFTEPLPAHHLELPIPQRSKRGRRSQHAKEYDIDTPLEQTLIDPQEIAPFV